The following nucleotide sequence is from Leucoraja erinacea ecotype New England chromosome 2, Leri_hhj_1, whole genome shotgun sequence.
TGGGCTTCTTTAATAGTTGTTTAATATTAATATCTTTTTCCAGAAGACAATCTACTTTATTGGAAACTTTTTCAAAAGAAGCAAAAAATGCTGGTGGATAGTCAACAAAAAATTTCTTCACTTCTTCAGGCGTGCACCCTAATGACTGTAACTGTTCACTCATATTTTTGTAATTTCTTTTCATGTAATCACTGGAAAGGTCCAAAATCTCAGCACCGTGCCCTTGAAGTAGTTTTATAAGTTCACTGTTGCTTAGTTTAAGTGCTTCAGTGAAAAATTCAACGTTTGTTTTTATCCGTTTAGTGCTTCTTATAAGTACGTAGGCATTTTTAGTGATGATCCGTTTAACAAATTCATATGGATTCTGGACAGCCAAACTAACAGCAAGATCTTGGAGGAATGTTACCATCTGCTTGTTAAGTTCCAAACTGTTTGAAAATGTTCGGGGAGCAGTAGCCAACATACGATGTAAGTCGGCTGCGGTCAAACCAAGAGAACTAAGAAAACGGATGTTTTTTTCAAGATTTTCATTATCACTTGAACGAAAATACGATTCTGGAGAACGTTGAATGATACTTATGATTTCGGAGTCAGCCTTAAAAATACTTCGCCATAATTGCCATCTTTCTTCAAGGTGACTAGAGGATCGTGTAATGGCTCGAGGGTATCTTGAAATAATACTGGCAATGGCATTGTTGTTGGCACCTTTACTTCTCAAGAATTCCACAACACATTTTTCATTTGTAATCGAT
It contains:
- the LOC129709505 gene encoding transcription termination factor 1, mitochondrial, whose translation is MAGRVATQVMRLCPGVRHSFFTPNICPVALLKITYLSSSSNDQSTETIKKPENGSLINNLTVLGVDIKMARRRQPGVLRKSITNEKCVVEFLRSKGANNNAIASIISRYPRAITRSSSHLEERWQLWRSIFKADSEIISIIQRSPESYFRSSDNENLEKNIRFLSSLGLTAADLHRMLATAPRTFSNSLELNKQMVTFLQDLAVSLAVQNPYEFVKRIITKNAYVLIRSTKRIKTNVEFFTEALKLSNSELIKLLQGHGAEILDLSSDYMKRNYKNMSEQLQSLGCTPEEVKKFFVDYPPAFFASFEKVSNKVDCLLEKDINIKQLLKKPRVLEFSAENLKNRIKELQKVGYDFRKHGITILDSSRRRFEAKLKKLNAGE